One genomic segment of Rhizobium gallicum bv. gallicum R602sp includes these proteins:
- a CDS encoding acyl-CoA dehydrogenase yields MYKAPVEDIAFTLRHVAGLSDAIDKGLLGDLGEDLVDAILNEAGRFATEEVAPLADIGDRQGARLVDGEVKTPDGWAKLYQDWIAGGWNGLTGPEEYGGQGLPNMLNVAALEMWNSGATAFALCPTLTMGAVEALSAHGSPELRHKYLAKLISGQWTATMNLTEPHAGSDVGALKSRAERRDDGTYRLFGQKIFITWGEHDATDNIIHLVLARLPDAPAGTRGISLFLVPKFLVNDDGSLGRRNDVFCHSLEHKMGIHGSPTCTMIYGDGRFGGEKGAVGWLVGEENKGLNCMFTMMNNARLTVGMQGVAIAEAATQKAIAYAMERTQGRAPGWSGSGMSPIIEHPDVARMLLTMKALTQGSRAISYACAHAIDMSHRASGDKQHWQERAALLTPIAKSFSTDAGVDVASLGIQVHGGMGFIEETGAARFLRDARIAPIYEGTNGIQAIDLVSRKLPLSNGDHVKGFLAELRDIADQVRSSNLDGFGETAARLDSAIADLEQATGWLLKVQADGKVADALSGATPYQRLFGLALTGSYLAKGGLARVSDGADERRIALCRFAAENLLSETAALKDRVINGADSLAAARIALA; encoded by the coding sequence ATGTACAAGGCGCCCGTCGAGGACATCGCGTTTACTCTGAGACATGTCGCAGGGCTGAGCGACGCGATCGATAAAGGCCTGCTCGGTGACCTCGGCGAGGATCTCGTCGACGCGATCCTGAACGAAGCTGGTCGTTTCGCGACGGAAGAAGTCGCCCCGCTGGCCGATATCGGCGACAGGCAGGGCGCTCGTCTGGTTGACGGCGAAGTGAAGACCCCGGATGGCTGGGCGAAACTCTATCAGGACTGGATCGCAGGGGGCTGGAACGGACTGACAGGCCCCGAGGAATATGGCGGCCAGGGCCTGCCCAACATGCTGAACGTCGCCGCGCTTGAAATGTGGAACTCCGGCGCCACAGCCTTCGCGCTCTGCCCGACGCTGACGATGGGTGCGGTCGAGGCGCTGAGCGCCCACGGCAGCCCGGAACTGCGACACAAATACCTGGCGAAGCTCATCTCCGGCCAGTGGACTGCCACCATGAACCTCACCGAGCCGCATGCAGGATCGGACGTCGGCGCGCTGAAGAGCCGGGCCGAGCGGCGCGATGACGGCACCTATCGCCTGTTCGGCCAGAAGATATTCATCACCTGGGGCGAGCACGACGCTACGGACAACATCATCCATCTCGTCCTCGCGCGCCTGCCTGATGCACCGGCCGGCACGCGCGGCATTTCGCTGTTCCTCGTCCCGAAGTTCCTTGTCAACGACGATGGCTCGCTTGGTCGCCGCAACGACGTCTTTTGCCATTCGCTGGAACACAAGATGGGCATCCACGGATCGCCCACCTGCACGATGATTTATGGCGACGGCAGGTTCGGCGGCGAGAAGGGGGCGGTCGGCTGGCTCGTGGGCGAGGAGAACAAGGGTCTCAACTGCATGTTCACGATGATGAACAACGCCCGCCTGACGGTCGGCATGCAGGGTGTCGCGATCGCCGAAGCCGCGACGCAGAAGGCGATAGCCTATGCCATGGAGCGCACGCAGGGCAGGGCGCCCGGCTGGAGCGGCAGCGGCATGAGCCCAATCATCGAACATCCCGACGTTGCCCGCATGCTGCTGACGATGAAGGCGCTGACGCAAGGCTCCCGCGCCATTTCCTATGCCTGCGCCCACGCGATCGACATGTCGCATCGCGCCAGTGGAGACAAGCAGCATTGGCAGGAACGCGCTGCGCTTCTAACGCCGATCGCCAAGTCCTTCTCGACCGATGCGGGCGTCGACGTCGCCTCGCTCGGCATTCAGGTCCATGGCGGCATGGGCTTCATCGAGGAGACGGGCGCTGCCCGCTTCTTGCGCGACGCTCGAATCGCGCCGATCTACGAAGGCACCAACGGTATCCAGGCGATCGATCTCGTCAGCCGCAAGCTGCCGCTTTCGAACGGCGATCACGTGAAAGGTTTCCTCGCCGAGCTTCGCGATATCGCTGATCAGGTGCGCAGTTCCAATCTCGATGGCTTTGGCGAAACGGCAGCGCGGCTTGATTCGGCCATCGCCGATCTCGAACAGGCAACCGGCTGGCTTTTGAAGGTGCAGGCAGATGGCAAGGTGGCCGATGCCCTTTCGGGAGCGACGCCCTATCAGCGCCTCTTCGGGCTCGCCCTGACCGGCTCCTACCTCGCCAAAGGCGGTCTTGCCAGGGTATCTGACGGTGCAGACGAAAGGCGCATTGCGCTTTGCCGCTTTGCCGCCGAAAATCTGTTGTCGGAAACCGCCGCCTTGAAGGATCGCGTCATCAACGGCGCAGATAGCCTCGCCGCTGCCCGCATTGCTCTTGCCTGA
- a CDS encoding crotonase/enoyl-CoA hydratase family protein, with protein MSDHIIVEQSAAHPGVQIIRFNRPEKKNAITRAMYVRMTEALKAANEDIAIRATVFLGTEGAFSAGNDIGDFLAAAMGGSLGRELLDFLNALVNAEKPLVSGVDGLAIGIGTTMHMHCDLTVASDRSQFRTPFVDLALVPEAASSLLAPRIMGHQRAFALLAAGEAFSAQEVKDAGLVWRVCSAPDVEPLTLAAAAKLAAKPPEALKIARDLIRGDRAEVIARIDDEARHFAAQLKSAEARAAFEAFMRR; from the coding sequence ATGTCCGACCACATCATCGTCGAACAATCCGCTGCCCATCCCGGCGTACAGATCATTCGCTTCAACCGCCCGGAAAAGAAGAACGCGATCACCCGCGCCATGTATGTGCGGATGACCGAAGCGCTGAAGGCCGCGAATGAGGACATCGCCATCCGGGCGACGGTCTTCCTCGGCACGGAAGGCGCTTTTTCCGCAGGTAACGATATCGGCGACTTCCTTGCGGCGGCGATGGGTGGCTCCCTTGGCCGCGAGCTTCTCGATTTCCTCAATGCGCTCGTCAATGCCGAAAAGCCCCTGGTTTCCGGCGTCGATGGGCTGGCGATCGGCATCGGCACGACGATGCACATGCATTGCGATTTGACGGTCGCCTCCGACCGCAGCCAGTTTCGCACACCTTTCGTCGACCTGGCGCTCGTGCCGGAAGCTGCCTCCAGCTTGCTCGCGCCGCGCATCATGGGTCATCAGCGCGCCTTCGCCCTGCTTGCTGCAGGTGAAGCATTCTCCGCGCAGGAGGTAAAGGATGCCGGGCTGGTCTGGAGGGTTTGCTCCGCGCCGGACGTTGAGCCCCTAACCCTTGCTGCCGCCGCAAAACTCGCCGCCAAGCCCCCGGAAGCCTTGAAGATTGCTCGTGATCTCATCCGCGGCGACCGTGCCGAAGTCATTGCGCGCATCGATGACGAGGCCCGGCATTTTGCCGCACAGTTGAAGAGCGCGGAAGCCCGTGCGGCTTTCGAGGCCTTCATGCGGCGCTGA
- the mcpU gene encoding methyl-accepting chemotaxis protein McpU has translation MKKKTNLMTRILVAASAVVLAAFVAFSSYINFVQRSVTAASIEANIQSSGEQAARSLANWMNGRVTLTAMVANASAKAVDRAGVVSVLQNDVLTKHFVSTYLGDEQGVFTSWPDLPLPADYDPRKRPWYQDAVKADAPVLTEPYTDASSGDLIISAAVPVKRDGKLAGVVGSDFSLDTMVKMIKEIDLGGQGMAFLVNKSGQILIHPDAKLVTKTLADAFPNATPSIGPGLVESEFDGKPALVSFLPVDGLPTVEWHLGFVVDGDKAFASLDEFRIAATIATLLAVGLMIVAMAWLLHGLVIRPVTAMTAAMQNLAAGNLSAAIPGEERRDQIGSMAEAVAVFKNNAIDRERLEGEAETSRALSERERQDREAQKALEAAQIRTAVDALAGALGALSEGNLAHRIETPFAVHLDRLRSDYNTAVGKLHAALQSVGRNAHAIDAGASEIRTAADGLAHRTEQQAASVEETAAALEEITTTVKDTARRAEEAGNLVNRTRAGAEESGEIVRKAVDAMNGIEQSSEQISNIISVIDDIAFQTNLLALNAGVEAARAGEAGKGFAVVAQEVRELAQRSAKAAKEIESLITASNSQVRSGVTLVGDTGKALEGIVLQVQEISRHVGAIVTATREQSTGLHEINMAVNTMDQGTQQNAAMVEEQTAASHGLATEAAKLMQLLAQFNLQPGAHATTASASRRAA, from the coding sequence TTGAAAAAGAAGACGAATTTGATGACGCGCATCCTTGTCGCCGCGTCTGCCGTGGTTCTCGCGGCCTTTGTCGCCTTTTCCTCCTATATCAATTTTGTGCAGCGCAGCGTCACGGCGGCCTCGATCGAAGCGAATATCCAGTCTTCCGGCGAGCAGGCTGCACGCAGCCTTGCCAACTGGATGAACGGTCGCGTCACGCTGACCGCGATGGTCGCAAACGCCTCCGCAAAGGCTGTCGATCGCGCCGGCGTTGTCAGCGTGCTGCAGAACGACGTCCTGACGAAGCACTTCGTCAGTACCTATCTCGGCGACGAACAGGGCGTCTTCACGTCCTGGCCGGACCTGCCGCTCCCGGCGGACTATGATCCGCGCAAGCGCCCGTGGTATCAGGATGCTGTCAAGGCCGATGCGCCCGTCCTGACCGAGCCCTACACCGACGCCTCGAGCGGCGACCTCATCATCAGTGCTGCCGTTCCGGTCAAGCGCGACGGCAAGCTTGCCGGCGTGGTCGGCAGCGATTTCTCGCTCGATACCATGGTGAAGATGATCAAGGAGATCGATCTCGGCGGCCAGGGCATGGCTTTCCTGGTCAACAAGAGCGGCCAGATTCTCATCCATCCGGATGCAAAGCTTGTTACCAAGACACTTGCCGATGCCTTCCCGAACGCGACGCCGTCGATCGGTCCCGGCCTGGTCGAGAGCGAATTCGACGGAAAACCGGCTCTCGTCAGCTTCCTGCCGGTTGACGGCCTGCCGACGGTCGAGTGGCATCTAGGCTTCGTCGTTGACGGCGACAAAGCCTTCGCGTCCCTGGACGAATTCCGCATCGCAGCGACCATCGCCACGCTTCTCGCCGTTGGCCTGATGATCGTCGCCATGGCTTGGCTCCTGCACGGTCTCGTCATTCGCCCGGTCACCGCCATGACAGCTGCGATGCAGAACCTGGCAGCCGGCAATCTCTCCGCCGCCATTCCCGGGGAGGAACGCCGCGATCAGATCGGCTCGATGGCCGAAGCGGTCGCCGTCTTCAAGAACAACGCAATCGACCGCGAGCGCCTGGAAGGAGAGGCCGAGACCAGCCGCGCACTGAGCGAGCGCGAGCGTCAGGATCGCGAAGCGCAAAAAGCGCTGGAGGCGGCGCAAATCCGTACCGCCGTCGATGCGCTGGCGGGTGCGCTGGGAGCGCTTTCGGAGGGTAATCTCGCCCACCGCATCGAAACGCCGTTCGCCGTGCATCTCGACCGTCTCCGCAGCGACTACAACACGGCCGTCGGCAAGCTGCATGCGGCACTCCAGAGCGTCGGCCGCAACGCGCATGCGATCGATGCCGGTGCGTCGGAGATCCGCACGGCTGCCGATGGTCTCGCCCACCGCACGGAACAGCAGGCAGCGTCAGTCGAAGAGACTGCCGCAGCACTCGAGGAAATCACGACCACCGTCAAGGACACCGCCCGCCGCGCCGAGGAAGCAGGCAATCTCGTCAACCGCACACGCGCCGGCGCCGAAGAATCCGGCGAGATCGTCCGCAAGGCGGTCGATGCGATGAACGGCATCGAGCAGTCGTCCGAGCAGATTTCGAACATCATCAGCGTCATCGACGATATCGCGTTCCAGACGAACCTTCTGGCGCTCAATGCCGGTGTCGAAGCCGCACGGGCCGGCGAGGCAGGCAAGGGCTTTGCCGTCGTCGCGCAGGAAGTTCGGGAACTGGCGCAGCGTTCCGCCAAGGCGGCCAAGGAGATCGAGAGCCTGATCACGGCCTCGAATTCCCAGGTTCGCTCCGGTGTGACGCTGGTCGGCGATACCGGCAAAGCACTGGAGGGGATCGTTCTGCAGGTGCAGGAAATCAGCCGCCATGTCGGCGCGATCGTCACGGCCACCCGTGAGCAATCGACCGGCCTCCACGAGATCAATATGGCCGTCAACACAATGGATCAGGGCACACAGCAGAACGCTGCAATGGTCGAAGAGCAGACAGCGGCAAGCCACGGCCTCGCAACCGAGGCCGCAAAGCTGATGCAGCTTCTGGCGCAGTTCAACCTACAACCCGGGGCGCACGCAACGACGGCTTCGGCTAGCCGCCGCGCCGCCTGA
- a CDS encoding class I SAM-dependent RNA methyltransferase yields the protein MSTETVTIQKLGGQGDGIADGADGPIYVPFSLPGESVAIARVKNHGTIMSIAKPSADRQEPPCRHFGPDGINGTCGGCTLQHMADQPYRTFKRQLVIDALKSKGISTGVGELVPAHPGERRRVVFAARKTEKDMLIGFNQAESHHIVAIEECPISSAAILARLPAIKAIGAALATSAEAFRISVLETLSGLDLAVDGIKKMPDPQRRKAIETVLGLRGIARVSLNGEILVEPSKPIVDFGGVQVSPPAGSFTQATKPAEETMAELVLAHVGKARRIADLFAGAGTFSLRLARIGRVHAVEGEEKALAALDQAARKTQGLKPVSVEKRDLFRRPLMTSELKVYDAVVFDPPRAGAEFQCRELARSTVKKIAAVSCNPLTLARDLSILIEGGYRITGVTPIDQFLWTSHVEVVATLEK from the coding sequence GTGAGCACCGAAACAGTCACCATCCAGAAACTCGGCGGCCAGGGCGACGGTATTGCCGACGGCGCGGATGGCCCGATCTACGTGCCCTTCTCGCTGCCCGGCGAAAGCGTGGCGATCGCGCGCGTCAAGAACCACGGCACGATCATGTCGATTGCCAAGCCTTCAGCCGACCGGCAGGAGCCGCCCTGCCGACATTTCGGCCCGGACGGCATCAACGGAACTTGCGGCGGATGCACGCTGCAGCACATGGCGGATCAGCCCTACCGGACCTTCAAGCGGCAGCTGGTGATCGACGCACTGAAGTCGAAGGGCATATCGACCGGGGTCGGCGAACTCGTCCCGGCACATCCCGGCGAGCGGCGGCGCGTCGTCTTTGCGGCACGCAAGACCGAGAAGGATATGCTGATCGGCTTCAACCAGGCCGAAAGCCACCATATCGTTGCGATCGAGGAATGTCCCATCTCATCGGCAGCGATCCTTGCACGGCTGCCGGCGATCAAGGCAATAGGCGCAGCGCTTGCCACCAGCGCCGAGGCCTTTCGCATTTCGGTTCTCGAAACACTTTCCGGGCTCGATCTCGCCGTAGACGGGATCAAGAAAATGCCGGACCCGCAGCGGCGCAAGGCGATTGAAACCGTGCTTGGCCTTCGCGGCATCGCGCGCGTTTCGCTGAATGGCGAAATCCTCGTCGAGCCCTCCAAGCCGATCGTCGACTTCGGCGGTGTGCAGGTCTCGCCGCCGGCTGGCAGCTTCACCCAGGCGACGAAGCCAGCCGAAGAGACGATGGCCGAGCTGGTGCTTGCCCATGTCGGCAAGGCAAGGCGCATCGCCGATCTCTTTGCGGGCGCCGGAACTTTCTCTCTTCGGCTTGCCCGGATCGGGCGCGTGCATGCCGTCGAAGGCGAGGAGAAGGCGCTCGCCGCCCTCGACCAGGCGGCGCGCAAGACACAAGGGTTGAAGCCGGTCAGCGTCGAGAAACGCGACCTTTTCCGCCGCCCGCTGATGACGTCCGAGCTGAAAGTCTATGACGCTGTGGTCTTCGATCCGCCTCGCGCCGGAGCCGAGTTCCAGTGCCGCGAGCTCGCCCGTTCGACAGTGAAGAAGATCGCCGCCGTCAGCTGCAATCCGCTGACATTGGCGCGCGACCTCTCCATTCTCATCGAGGGCGGCTACCGGATCACCGGCGTCACGCCGATTGACCAGTTTCTCTGGACCTCGCATGTCGAGGTGGTGGCGACGCTGGAAAAATAG
- a CDS encoding TlyA family RNA methyltransferase gives MSDQNTQRLDQLLVSLGLFSSRSRARDAVSRGTVKVGGAVVTKPGALLAEDAEIEVDDPAQDYVSRAALKLIAALDHFHLYPAGHHCLDIGASTGGFTEVLLERGAAHVTAIDVGHGQMHPRIAGDPRVTNIEGLNARNLTAEDIGRPTTFVVSDVSFISLKLALAPALKIAEPGAIAALLVKPQFEAGREAIGKGGLLKDPSSAPAVAAELERWFAEDMGWKSLGLIASPIVGGDGNQEFLLAGTKP, from the coding sequence ATGTCCGATCAGAATACCCAGCGCCTCGACCAGCTTCTCGTGAGCCTCGGTCTTTTTTCCAGCCGCTCGCGGGCACGCGATGCCGTCAGCCGTGGCACAGTGAAGGTCGGCGGCGCTGTCGTGACAAAGCCGGGCGCGCTCCTTGCCGAGGACGCCGAAATCGAGGTCGATGATCCGGCGCAGGATTACGTCTCCCGTGCCGCGCTCAAGCTCATTGCGGCGCTCGATCATTTCCATCTCTATCCGGCGGGCCACCACTGTCTCGACATCGGCGCTTCGACGGGCGGCTTCACGGAAGTGCTGCTGGAGCGCGGCGCGGCCCATGTGACCGCCATTGATGTCGGTCACGGGCAGATGCATCCGCGCATCGCAGGCGATCCGCGGGTCACGAATATCGAGGGGCTGAACGCCCGCAATTTGACGGCAGAGGATATCGGCCGGCCAACAACCTTCGTCGTATCGGATGTTTCGTTCATTTCGCTGAAGCTGGCGCTGGCGCCTGCGTTGAAGATCGCCGAGCCTGGCGCCATTGCAGCGCTTTTGGTAAAGCCGCAATTCGAAGCCGGGCGCGAAGCGATCGGCAAGGGCGGACTGTTGAAGGACCCTTCCTCCGCGCCCGCGGTCGCAGCGGAGCTCGAGCGCTGGTTCGCCGAGGACATGGGCTGGAAGAGCCTCGGGCTCATCGCTTCGCCGATCGTCGGCGGCGACGGCAATCAGGAATTTCTACTCGCAGGAACAAAGCCGTGA
- a CDS encoding methyl-accepting chemotaxis protein — translation MSLKGKLAATFAALILIFISVSAHVYSKANASAAAAAEQEKSELLVNHIDDALQAMLEQAVNLRGFILFRSDSTYGDIFANRERMLKAIAAAKQTAAGEAELIGMIDGMQKAADLYFHELAEPQAKARKETETPIADVVKIGVNATKGQLDGFRQASAKIKAVAREKSAAFATTQLDANEDLTFTLIVGGIAASLAAALLAWLLSRTIAQPIVGMTVAMSRLAAGHNDIDVPALDRGDEVGLMAKSVLVFKEAAIEKQRLSGETDRMRDEAERQRQLSDEEKAREAAEIRFAIDSLAGGLSNLANGDVASRIATPFSAHFDSLRNDFNHAAEKLQSALQAVGRNASAINAGAGEIRSAADDLARRTEQQAAAVEETAAALEEVTTTVRDSAKRAEDVGHLVERARLGAERSGDVVRKAVTAMQQIEKSSGEISNIIGVIDDIAFQTNLLALNAGVEAARAGDAGKGFAVVAQEVRELAQRSANAAKEIKALITTSGDHVNTGVSLVGETGKALAEIVSEVQEINRHIGAIVTATREQSIGLQEINTAVNNMDQGTQQNAAMVEEQTAASHALAQEANALDALLQQFKLGQAVPSATPRSIAAQSGARPVASPARALTNKLASAFGGKAATAAAVQDDWTEF, via the coding sequence ATGTCCTTGAAGGGAAAGCTTGCCGCAACCTTTGCTGCACTGATTCTCATCTTCATTTCCGTCTCAGCCCATGTGTACAGCAAGGCGAACGCCTCGGCTGCTGCTGCCGCCGAACAGGAGAAATCGGAGCTCCTCGTCAATCACATCGACGACGCGCTGCAGGCGATGCTGGAGCAGGCCGTCAACCTGCGGGGGTTCATCCTCTTCCGCAGCGACAGCACCTATGGCGATATCTTCGCCAATCGCGAACGCATGCTGAAGGCGATTGCTGCCGCCAAGCAGACAGCTGCAGGCGAGGCCGAACTGATCGGGATGATCGACGGCATGCAAAAGGCGGCCGATCTCTATTTCCACGAACTCGCCGAACCGCAGGCCAAGGCCCGCAAGGAAACCGAGACGCCGATCGCAGACGTCGTCAAGATCGGTGTGAACGCCACGAAAGGACAACTCGACGGCTTCCGTCAGGCCTCCGCCAAGATCAAGGCTGTCGCCCGCGAAAAGTCGGCGGCCTTTGCCACAACCCAGCTCGACGCCAACGAGGATCTGACCTTCACGCTGATCGTCGGTGGCATCGCTGCATCGCTTGCCGCAGCATTGCTCGCCTGGCTTCTATCACGTACCATCGCGCAGCCGATCGTCGGCATGACCGTCGCCATGAGCCGCTTGGCAGCTGGCCACAACGATATCGACGTGCCGGCGCTTGACCGCGGCGACGAAGTCGGCCTGATGGCGAAGTCGGTGCTGGTCTTCAAGGAGGCCGCAATCGAAAAGCAGCGCCTTTCCGGCGAGACGGACCGCATGCGCGACGAGGCCGAGCGCCAGCGCCAGCTCTCCGACGAGGAAAAGGCCCGCGAGGCAGCCGAGATCCGCTTTGCGATCGACAGTCTGGCAGGCGGTCTTTCGAACCTGGCCAACGGCGATGTCGCAAGCCGGATCGCAACGCCCTTCTCCGCTCACTTCGACAGCCTGCGAAACGACTTCAACCATGCCGCTGAAAAGCTTCAGTCGGCACTCCAGGCGGTTGGCCGCAATGCCTCGGCGATCAATGCCGGCGCCGGCGAAATCCGCTCTGCCGCCGACGACCTCGCCCGCCGCACCGAACAGCAGGCTGCTGCCGTCGAGGAAACCGCCGCAGCTCTCGAAGAGGTCACGACGACGGTCCGCGACAGCGCCAAGCGCGCCGAAGATGTCGGCCATCTGGTCGAGCGTGCGCGTCTCGGTGCCGAGCGCTCCGGCGATGTCGTCCGCAAGGCCGTCACCGCCATGCAGCAGATCGAGAAGTCATCGGGCGAGATCAGCAACATCATCGGCGTCATCGACGACATCGCCTTCCAGACGAACCTGCTTGCCTTGAACGCGGGCGTCGAGGCCGCCCGTGCAGGTGATGCGGGCAAAGGCTTTGCCGTCGTCGCCCAGGAGGTGCGTGAACTGGCTCAGCGCTCCGCCAACGCCGCCAAGGAGATCAAGGCTCTGATCACGACCTCAGGCGACCATGTCAACACCGGCGTCTCGCTTGTCGGTGAAACCGGCAAAGCGCTTGCCGAGATCGTGAGCGAGGTCCAGGAGATAAATCGCCATATCGGGGCGATCGTCACCGCGACGCGCGAACAGTCGATCGGCCTGCAGGAGATCAACACCGCCGTCAACAATATGGACCAGGGTACGCAGCAGAATGCTGCCATGGTCGAAGAGCAAACGGCGGCAAGCCATGCGCTGGCTCAGGAAGCCAACGCGCTGGACGCCTTGCTGCAACAGTTCAAGCTCGGCCAGGCCGTACCGTCGGCCACGCCCCGTTCGATTGCCGCGCAATCAGGCGCCCGCCCTGTTGCATCGCCCGCCCGCGCGCTGACCAACAAGCTCGCCAGCGCCTTCGGCGGCAAGGCGGCAACCGCCGCAGCCGTACAAGACGATTGGACGGAATTCTGA
- the dxs gene encoding 1-deoxy-D-xylulose-5-phosphate synthase, with protein sequence MTHQPKTPLLDQVKYPADLRKLEDRDLPQLAREVRDEMIDAVSRTGGHLGAGLGVVELTIAIHSVFDTPGDRLIFDVGHQCYPHKILTGRRERIRTLRQEGGLSGFTRRAESEYDPFGAAHSSTSISAGLGMAVAAELSKTDRRVIAVIGDGAMSAGMAYEALNNAGALDARLIVILNDNDMSIAPPTGAMSAYLARLASGRTYMGFRDFGKKLTAYLGKKVDRALTRAVEHARGYVTGGTMFEEMGFYHIGPIDGHSFEHLLPVLRNVRDNAEGPVLIHVVTQKGKGYPPAEAAADKYHGVNKFDVITGAQAKVKPNAPSYTSVFAEALVQEATLDDKIVGITAAMPNGTGLDKLAEVFPARCFDVGIAEQHAVTFAAGLATEGYKPFAALYSTFLQRAYDQVVHDVAIQGLPVRFPIDRAGFVGADGPTHAGSFDTTFLATLPGFVVMAAADEAELKHMVRTAAAYDAGPISFRYPRGEGVGVEMPARGEILQIGKGRIVKEGTKVALLSFGSRLADCMLAAEDLEAAGLSTTVADARFAKPLDHGLIRQLARHHEMLITVEEGAIGGFGSHVLHFLAMEGLLESGLKVRSLTMPDIWMEQAKPEVMNAHAGLDRAGIVSTVFRTLGHGAAVGVAG encoded by the coding sequence GTGACACATCAGCCGAAAACCCCGCTGCTCGACCAGGTCAAATATCCCGCCGACCTGCGCAAGCTCGAGGATCGTGACCTGCCGCAGCTTGCGCGCGAAGTCCGAGACGAGATGATCGACGCGGTCTCGCGCACCGGCGGACATCTGGGCGCGGGTCTCGGCGTCGTCGAACTGACGATCGCCATCCACAGTGTCTTCGATACGCCCGGGGATCGGTTGATCTTCGACGTCGGCCACCAGTGTTATCCGCACAAGATCCTTACCGGCCGCCGCGAGCGGATCCGCACGCTGCGTCAGGAAGGCGGCCTTTCCGGGTTCACGCGGCGCGCCGAGAGCGAATACGATCCCTTCGGGGCTGCGCACTCATCGACCTCGATTTCCGCGGGTCTCGGCATGGCAGTCGCCGCGGAACTCAGCAAGACAGACCGACGCGTGATTGCCGTCATCGGCGACGGCGCCATGTCGGCCGGCATGGCTTACGAGGCGCTGAACAATGCCGGCGCGCTCGATGCAAGGCTCATCGTCATCCTCAACGACAACGATATGTCGATTGCCCCGCCGACGGGTGCCATGAGCGCCTATCTCGCCCGCCTCGCCTCCGGACGGACCTATATGGGCTTTCGCGATTTCGGCAAGAAACTGACGGCTTATCTCGGCAAGAAAGTCGACCGGGCGCTCACCCGCGCCGTCGAGCATGCGCGAGGCTACGTCACCGGCGGCACCATGTTCGAGGAAATGGGCTTCTACCACATCGGCCCGATCGATGGTCATTCCTTCGAGCATCTGCTCCCCGTGCTGCGCAATGTGCGCGACAACGCCGAGGGTCCGGTGCTGATCCACGTCGTCACGCAGAAGGGCAAGGGTTATCCGCCTGCCGAAGCCGCCGCCGACAAGTACCACGGCGTCAACAAGTTCGACGTCATCACAGGGGCGCAGGCCAAGGTGAAGCCAAACGCGCCGAGCTATACGAGCGTCTTCGCCGAGGCGCTGGTGCAGGAGGCAACGCTCGACGACAAGATCGTCGGCATCACGGCGGCCATGCCGAACGGCACCGGCCTGGACAAGCTTGCCGAAGTCTTCCCTGCGCGCTGTTTCGATGTCGGCATCGCCGAGCAGCATGCCGTCACCTTCGCGGCCGGCCTCGCCACCGAGGGTTACAAGCCGTTTGCGGCGCTCTATTCCACCTTCTTGCAGCGCGCCTACGACCAGGTCGTCCACGATGTCGCAATCCAGGGCCTGCCGGTCCGTTTCCCGATCGACCGCGCTGGTTTCGTCGGCGCCGACGGCCCGACGCATGCGGGCTCGTTCGACACGACATTCCTTGCGACGCTTCCCGGCTTCGTCGTCATGGCTGCGGCCGACGAGGCGGAACTGAAGCACATGGTTCGTACGGCGGCGGCTTATGACGCCGGCCCGATTTCATTCCGTTATCCGCGCGGCGAAGGTGTCGGCGTCGAGATGCCGGCGCGCGGCGAAATCCTGCAGATCGGCAAGGGCCGCATTGTCAAGGAAGGCACCAAGGTTGCGCTGCTCTCCTTCGGCTCGCGGCTCGCGGACTGCATGCTTGCGGCCGAAGATCTTGAAGCTGCCGGCCTTTCGACCACGGTTGCCGATGCGCGCTTCGCCAAGCCGCTGGACCACGGCCTGATCCGCCAGCTCGCCCGCCACCACGAAATGCTGATCACCGTCGAAGAAGGCGCCATCGGCGGCTTTGGCAGTCATGTGCTGCATTTCCTCGCGATGGAAGGTCTGCTCGAAAGCGGCCTGAAGGTCCGCTCGCTCACCATGCCCGATATCTGGATGGAGCAGGCGAAACCAGAGGTGATGAACGCCCATGCCGGCCTCGACCGCGCAGGCATCGTTTCAACGGTTTTCCGGACACTCGGCCACGGCGCAGCCGTGGGGGTTGCGGGCTGA